In Pelagibius sp. CAU 1746, the following proteins share a genomic window:
- the cobO gene encoding cob(I)yrinic acid a,c-diamide adenosyltransferase: MPELTEEEVNARANEKAKKRKAAREKMLADKTKEKGLLIVHTGKGKGKSTAAFGLVFRALGNGMKVGIVQFVKGKWETGERHALEKFGDQVTIKAMGEGFTWDTQDRARDIAAAKGAWEMAKEMIDACRGEASSKEGRPYDMILLDELNIVLRYDYLPLEEVVAFLEGRPEMLHVIVTGRNAKEPLIEAADLVTEMTQVKHPFREQGVKAQLGIEF; encoded by the coding sequence GTGCCCGAGCTCACCGAAGAGGAAGTCAACGCCCGCGCCAACGAGAAGGCGAAGAAGCGCAAGGCCGCGCGGGAGAAGATGCTGGCCGACAAGACCAAGGAGAAGGGCCTGCTGATCGTCCATACCGGCAAGGGCAAGGGCAAGTCGACGGCGGCCTTCGGTCTGGTCTTCCGCGCGCTGGGCAACGGCATGAAAGTCGGCATCGTCCAGTTCGTGAAGGGCAAGTGGGAGACCGGCGAGCGCCACGCCCTGGAGAAGTTCGGCGACCAGGTGACCATCAAGGCCATGGGCGAGGGCTTCACCTGGGACACCCAGGATCGCGCCCGCGACATCGCCGCCGCCAAGGGCGCCTGGGAGATGGCCAAGGAAATGATCGACGCCTGCCGGGGCGAAGCCAGCTCTAAAGAGGGCAGGCCCTACGACATGATCCTGCTGGACGAGCTGAACATCGTGCTGCGCTACGACTACCTGCCGCTGGAGGAGGTCGTCGCCTTCCTGGAGGGCCGCCCGGAAATGCTGCACGTCATCGTCACCGGCCGCAACGCCAAGGAGCCGCTGATCGAGGCCGCCGACCTGGTGACCGAAATGACCCAGGTGAAGCATCCCTTCCGCGAGCAGGGCGTGAAGGCGCAACTGGGCATCGAGTTCTGA
- the cobN gene encoding cobaltochelatase subunit CobN, translated as MHLLQATPGAVTDGSEAVDLGQDPGDIVFLSAADSELAALSAAQAALGEGAPSLRLANLMQLGHNMSVDLYVEQVIAGAKLVVVRLLGGESYWPYGVEQIHAACRAGGIKLAMLPGDEQPDPGLSAFSTLEEEAAFRLWRYCIEGGPENARNFLAYAAGLLGHDSDWQEPRPLLRAGLYWPGRTQPGLDDLRAGWRTAAPVAAIVFYRALLQAGNLAAVDALVAALRAEGINPLPLYCNSLKDAQSAEVVRGLLTEASCEIVLNATGFALSAPGAARAETPFDACDGPVLQVVFSGGNAAAWEEGTTGLSARDIAMNVALPEVDGRVLSRAVSFKGAARWDPATQTSVVAYEPRADRIGFVAALAANWLRLRRLPTAKRRLAVVLANYPNRDGRLGNGVGLDTPAGTMNLLRALEAEGYDTGELPADGQALIGRLAAGPTNDLTDRARRPGGELYAVSAYKRFFAKLPQTVRDAVTERWGAPESDPFVEGGSFRLAAFSLGKVVIGLQPARGYNIDPVSSYHDPDLVPPHGYLAFYAWLREAAGAGGGVQAVVHMGKHGNMEWLPGKALALSSECFPEAVFGPLPHLYPFIVNDPGEGTQAKRRAQAVIVDHLTPPLTRAESYGPLAELERLVDEYYEASGLDPRRLKVLREEILELSAATGLDKDCGIAQDDDPDTALGKLDNHLCELKELQIRDGLHIFGQAPEGRQLTDLLVALTRLPRGRGEGGDASLIRALAADLGLDDFDPLDCVLGEAWSGPRPKVLGEAPGKREEAWRTQGDTVERLEDLAQALVSGARRADPAWTRTAAVLAKIDSVVRPAVLSSGDAEIDGIMTGLKGRFVEPGPSGAPTRGRLDVLPTGRNFYSVDTRTVPTPAAWQLGWASAERLLLRHRQEEGAWPRRLALSAWGTANMRTGGDDIAQTLALMGVKPTWETASRRITGFEILPLSVLDRPRVDVTLRVSGFFRDAFPAQIDLVDSAARAVAALDEPPEQNPLAAQVAEDKALMIAEGASEEEAARRAGFRVFGSKPGAYGAGLQALIDERGWREAADLAKAYLAWGGYAYGAGAGGQAAQGLFEDRLGKVEAVVHNQDNREHDLLDSDDYYQFEGGMSAAVEHLSGVRPVVYHNDHSRPENPKIRTLEEEIARVVRARVVNPKWIAGVMRHGYKGAFEMAATVDYLFAFAATTGAVADHHFDAVYAAYLEDAAVRDFLEAHNPAALTEMAERLTEAQERGLWRPRSNSAAAELNTLRKLPKKHVEVAE; from the coding sequence ATGCATCTCCTCCAGGCCACGCCCGGCGCCGTCACCGACGGCTCGGAGGCGGTCGACCTGGGCCAGGACCCCGGCGACATCGTCTTCCTCTCGGCGGCCGACAGCGAACTGGCGGCGCTTTCCGCGGCGCAAGCCGCCTTGGGCGAGGGCGCGCCCAGCCTGCGCCTCGCCAACCTCATGCAGCTCGGCCACAACATGTCGGTCGACCTCTACGTGGAGCAGGTGATCGCCGGGGCGAAACTCGTGGTGGTGCGTCTGCTGGGTGGCGAGAGCTACTGGCCCTACGGCGTCGAGCAGATCCATGCCGCCTGCCGCGCCGGAGGCATCAAGCTCGCCATGCTGCCGGGCGACGAGCAGCCGGACCCGGGGCTCTCGGCCTTCTCGACCCTGGAGGAAGAGGCGGCCTTCCGCCTCTGGCGCTATTGCATCGAGGGCGGGCCGGAGAACGCCCGTAATTTCCTCGCTTATGCCGCCGGTCTGCTCGGCCATGACAGCGACTGGCAGGAGCCGCGCCCGCTGCTGCGCGCCGGGCTCTACTGGCCGGGCAGGACGCAGCCGGGGCTGGACGACCTGCGCGCCGGGTGGCGCACGGCGGCCCCTGTGGCGGCCATCGTCTTCTACCGGGCGCTGCTGCAGGCCGGCAATCTGGCGGCGGTCGATGCCCTCGTCGCCGCGCTGCGGGCCGAGGGCATCAACCCGCTGCCGCTTTACTGCAATTCCCTGAAGGACGCCCAGTCGGCGGAGGTGGTGCGCGGCCTGCTCACCGAAGCCTCCTGCGAGATCGTGCTGAATGCCACCGGCTTCGCGCTCTCCGCGCCGGGCGCGGCCAGGGCCGAGACGCCTTTCGATGCCTGCGACGGCCCGGTGCTGCAGGTGGTCTTCTCCGGCGGCAACGCCGCGGCCTGGGAGGAGGGCACCACCGGCCTTTCGGCGCGCGACATCGCCATGAACGTCGCCCTGCCGGAGGTCGACGGCCGGGTTCTGAGCCGCGCCGTCTCCTTCAAGGGCGCGGCGCGTTGGGACCCGGCGACCCAGACCTCCGTGGTCGCCTACGAACCGCGGGCCGACCGCATCGGCTTCGTCGCCGCCCTGGCCGCCAACTGGCTGCGCCTGCGCCGCCTGCCCACGGCCAAGCGCCGCCTTGCCGTGGTGCTGGCCAACTATCCCAACCGTGACGGACGCCTGGGCAACGGGGTCGGCCTGGACACGCCGGCCGGCACCATGAACCTGCTGCGCGCGCTTGAGGCCGAGGGCTACGACACAGGCGAACTGCCCGCCGACGGTCAGGCCCTCATCGGGCGGCTGGCGGCGGGGCCGACCAACGACCTGACCGACCGCGCCCGGCGTCCCGGCGGGGAATTGTATGCAGTCTCCGCCTACAAGCGCTTCTTCGCCAAGCTGCCGCAGACGGTGCGTGACGCGGTGACGGAAAGGTGGGGGGCGCCGGAAAGCGATCCCTTCGTTGAGGGCGGCAGCTTCCGTCTCGCCGCCTTCAGCCTCGGCAAGGTGGTGATCGGCCTGCAGCCGGCGCGCGGCTACAACATCGATCCCGTTTCCAGCTACCACGACCCGGACCTGGTGCCGCCGCACGGCTACCTCGCCTTCTATGCCTGGCTGCGCGAGGCGGCCGGTGCGGGAGGGGGCGTGCAGGCCGTCGTCCACATGGGCAAGCACGGCAACATGGAATGGCTGCCGGGCAAGGCCCTGGCGCTGAGCTCGGAATGTTTCCCGGAAGCGGTCTTCGGTCCGCTGCCGCACCTCTATCCCTTCATCGTCAACGATCCCGGTGAGGGCACCCAGGCCAAGCGCCGCGCCCAGGCGGTGATCGTCGACCACCTGACCCCGCCGCTGACCCGCGCCGAGAGCTACGGCCCACTGGCCGAGCTGGAGCGCCTGGTGGACGAGTACTACGAGGCTTCCGGTCTCGACCCGCGCCGCCTCAAGGTGCTGCGCGAGGAAATCCTGGAGCTTTCCGCCGCGACCGGCCTCGACAAGGATTGCGGCATCGCCCAGGACGACGACCCGGACACGGCGCTGGGCAAGCTCGACAACCACCTCTGCGAGCTGAAGGAGCTGCAGATCCGCGACGGTCTGCACATCTTCGGGCAGGCGCCGGAAGGGCGGCAACTCACCGACCTGCTGGTGGCGCTGACCCGCCTGCCGCGCGGCAGGGGGGAGGGCGGCGATGCCTCCCTGATCCGCGCCCTGGCTGCCGACCTGGGATTGGACGATTTCGATCCCCTGGACTGCGTCCTGGGCGAGGCCTGGAGCGGGCCGCGCCCGAAGGTGTTGGGCGAGGCGCCAGGAAAACGTGAGGAGGCCTGGCGGACCCAGGGCGACACGGTGGAGCGCCTGGAAGACTTAGCGCAGGCGCTGGTTTCCGGTGCGCGCAGAGCCGACCCGGCCTGGACGCGGACCGCCGCCGTGCTGGCGAAGATTGACAGCGTCGTACGTCCCGCCGTTCTGTCGTCGGGCGACGCCGAGATCGACGGGATCATGACCGGGCTCAAGGGCCGCTTCGTGGAACCCGGCCCCTCCGGCGCGCCGACCCGCGGGCGCCTCGACGTGCTGCCCACGGGGCGCAACTTCTACTCCGTCGACACCCGCACGGTGCCGACCCCGGCGGCCTGGCAGCTCGGCTGGGCCTCCGCCGAGCGCCTGCTGCTGCGCCACCGCCAGGAGGAAGGCGCCTGGCCGCGCCGCCTGGCGCTCTCGGCCTGGGGTACCGCCAACATGCGCACCGGCGGGGACGATATCGCCCAGACGCTGGCCTTGATGGGAGTAAAACCCACTTGGGAAACCGCCTCGCGGCGCATCACCGGCTTCGAGATCCTGCCGCTCTCGGTGCTCGACCGCCCGCGCGTCGACGTGACCCTGCGGGTCTCCGGCTTCTTCCGTGACGCCTTTCCGGCGCAGATCGACCTGGTGGACTCGGCGGCCCGCGCCGTCGCCGCGCTGGACGAACCGCCAGAGCAGAACCCGCTGGCGGCGCAAGTGGCCGAGGACAAGGCGCTGATGATCGCTGAAGGCGCGTCGGAGGAGGAGGCCGCGCGGCGGGCTGGCTTCCGCGTCTTCGGCTCGAAGCCCGGCGCCTACGGTGCGGGCTTGCAGGCGCTCATCGACGAGCGCGGCTGGCGCGAGGCGGCGGACCTCGCCAAGGCCTATCTCGCCTGGGGCGGCTATGCCTATGGCGCCGGCGCCGGTGGCCAGGCTGCGCAGGGGCTGTTCGAGGACCGCCTCGGCAAGGTCGAGGCCGTGGTCCACAACCAGGACAACCGCGAGCACGACTTGCTGGATTCCGACGACTACTACCAGTTCGAGGGCGGGATGAGCGCAGCGGTGGAGCATCTCTCCGGCGTGCGGCCCGTCGTCTATCACAACGACCACTCGCGCCCCGAAAACCCCAAAATCCGTACCCTGGAGGAGGAGATCGCCCGCGTGGTGCGCGCCCGGGTGGTCAATCCCAAGTGGATCGCCGGGGTCATGCGCCACGGCTACAAGGGCGCCTTCGAGATGGCGGCCACGGTGGACTACCTCTTCGCTTTCGCCGCCACCACCGGCGCGGTGGCCGACCACCACTTCGACGCCGTCTATGCGGCTTACCTGGAGGACGCGGCTGTGCGAGACTTCCTGGAAGCCCACAACCCGGCGGCGCTGACCGAGATGGCTGAGCGGCTGACCGAGGCGCAGGAACGCGGCCTCTGGCGGCCGCGCTCCAATTCCGCCGCCGCCGAACTGAACACCTTGAGAAAGTTGCCCAAGAAACACGTGGAGGTCGCCGAATAG
- the cobW gene encoding cobalamin biosynthesis protein CobW, translated as MSQIPKIPAGKIPATVITGFLGAGKTSAIRHLLQNAQGRRIALVINEFGDLGVDGEILKGCGIEDCGDDDVVELANGCICCTVADDFLPTIQALLDRPEPPDHIVIETSGLALPKPLVKAFAWPEVRTRTTVDGVITVIDGPAVADGLFAGDPEAVAAQREADETLDHDTPLEELFEEQLACADMVVINKADLLDDALLAEVEATVARHLRPAVKTLRASHGAIDAAVLLGLDAAAEDDLDSRRSHHDEAGEHDHDDFTSFSVELGETENPDALLERLRPVIAAHGVLRVKGFAAVTGKAMRLVVQGVGERLQHYYDRDWRPEESRATRLVFIGETGLDEAAIRAAFAG; from the coding sequence ATGTCCCAAATCCCTAAGATTCCTGCGGGTAAGATCCCCGCGACCGTCATCACCGGGTTTCTCGGCGCCGGCAAGACCAGCGCCATCCGCCACCTGCTCCAGAATGCCCAGGGGCGCCGCATCGCCCTGGTGATCAACGAGTTCGGGGATCTGGGCGTTGACGGCGAAATCCTGAAGGGCTGCGGCATCGAGGACTGCGGCGATGACGACGTGGTGGAACTGGCCAACGGCTGCATCTGCTGCACCGTGGCCGACGACTTCCTGCCCACCATCCAGGCCCTGTTGGACCGTCCGGAGCCGCCCGATCACATCGTCATCGAGACTTCCGGCCTGGCGCTGCCCAAGCCGCTCGTAAAAGCTTTCGCCTGGCCGGAGGTGCGCACCCGCACCACGGTGGATGGAGTCATCACGGTGATCGACGGGCCCGCCGTGGCCGACGGCCTCTTCGCCGGCGATCCCGAGGCCGTGGCCGCCCAGCGCGAAGCGGACGAGACCCTGGATCACGATACGCCGCTGGAAGAGCTCTTCGAGGAGCAACTGGCCTGCGCCGACATGGTGGTGATCAACAAGGCCGACCTGCTGGACGACGCCCTGCTGGCCGAGGTCGAGGCGACCGTCGCCCGCCATCTGCGCCCGGCGGTCAAGACCTTGCGCGCCAGCCACGGCGCCATCGACGCCGCGGTGCTGCTGGGCCTCGACGCGGCGGCGGAGGACGACCTGGACAGCCGCCGGTCGCACCACGACGAAGCGGGCGAGCACGACCACGACGACTTCACGTCGTTCTCGGTGGAACTGGGGGAAACGGAGAACCCCGACGCCCTGCTGGAGCGTCTGCGCCCGGTCATCGCCGCCCACGGCGTGCTGCGGGTGAAGGGCTTCGCCGCCGTCACCGGCAAGGCCATGCGCCTGGTGGTGCAGGGCGTGGGCGAGCGCCTGCAGCACTACTACGACCGCGACTGGCGCCCGGAAGAGAGCCGCGCCACGCGCCTCGTCTTCATCGGCGAGACCGGCCTGGACGAGGCGGCGATCCGCGCGGCCTTCGCAGGCTAG
- a CDS encoding NAD(P)(+) transhydrogenase (Re/Si-specific) subunit beta — translation MNADLAALLYLVASVCFILALRGLSHPTTSRMGNIYGMVGMTIAILTTLALPGVVSYGLIIAGVLIGGAIGTAIALKIQMTALPQLVAAFHSLVGLAAVFVAAAAFFRPEAYGIGVPGDIKVASLIEMSLGVAIGAITFTGSLVAFAKLQALLSGKPLVFPLQHPLNAALGLLLVALIVWLCLGQSPVVFWLIVVVALVLGFLLILPIGGADMPVVVSMLNSYSGWAACGIGFTLQNNLLIVTGALVGSSGAILSYIMCKGMNRSIFNVILGGFGGETAAAAAAGDDDRQVKSGAADDAAFLMGNAEKVIIIPGYGMAVAQAQHALREMADLLKAKGVDVRYAIHPVAGRMPGHMNVLLAEANVPYDEVFEMDEINRDFAGTDVAFVIGANDITNPAAKTDPASPIYGMPILDVDKSGQVLFVKRSMASGYAGVQNELFFRDNTMMLFGDAKKMCEDIVKALEQD, via the coding sequence ATGAACGCTGATCTCGCAGCGCTGCTGTATCTCGTCGCCTCCGTCTGCTTCATCCTGGCGCTCCGCGGCCTCTCGCATCCGACGACCAGCCGCATGGGCAACATCTACGGCATGGTCGGCATGACCATCGCCATCCTCACCACCTTGGCCCTGCCGGGGGTGGTGAGCTACGGGCTGATCATCGCCGGCGTCCTCATCGGCGGCGCCATCGGCACGGCGATCGCCTTGAAGATCCAGATGACGGCCCTGCCGCAGCTGGTGGCGGCCTTCCACTCCCTGGTCGGTCTTGCCGCGGTCTTCGTGGCGGCGGCGGCTTTCTTCCGGCCGGAGGCCTACGGCATCGGTGTGCCCGGCGACATCAAGGTCGCCAGCCTCATCGAAATGTCGCTGGGCGTGGCCATCGGCGCCATCACCTTCACCGGCTCGCTGGTCGCCTTCGCCAAGCTGCAGGCCCTGCTGAGCGGCAAGCCTCTGGTCTTCCCGCTGCAGCATCCGTTGAACGCGGCGCTGGGTCTTCTGCTGGTGGCGCTCATCGTCTGGCTCTGCCTCGGCCAATCGCCGGTGGTCTTCTGGCTCATCGTCGTGGTGGCCCTGGTGCTCGGCTTCCTGCTGATCCTGCCGATCGGCGGCGCTGACATGCCGGTCGTGGTGTCGATGCTGAACTCCTACTCCGGCTGGGCGGCCTGCGGCATCGGCTTCACCCTGCAGAACAACCTGCTGATCGTCACCGGCGCGCTGGTCGGCTCCTCGGGCGCCATCCTCAGCTACATCATGTGCAAGGGGATGAACCGCTCGATCTTCAACGTCATCCTCGGCGGCTTCGGCGGCGAGACGGCGGCGGCGGCCGCCGCCGGCGACGACGACCGCCAGGTGAAGTCGGGCGCGGCCGACGACGCGGCTTTCCTGATGGGCAATGCCGAGAAGGTCATCATCATCCCGGGCTACGGCATGGCCGTGGCCCAGGCCCAGCACGCGCTGCGCGAGATGGCCGACCTGCTGAAAGCCAAGGGCGTCGACGTGCGCTACGCCATTCACCCGGTGGCCGGGCGTATGCCGGGGCATATGAACGTGCTGCTGGCGGAGGCCAACGTACCCTACGACGAGGTCTTCGAGATGGACGAGATCAACCGCGATTTCGCCGGCACCGACGTGGCCTTCGTCATCGGCGCCAACGATATCACCAACCCGGCGGCCAAGACCGATCCGGCCTCGCCGATCTACGGCATGCCGATCCTCGACGTCGACAAGTCCGGGCAGGTGCTCTTCGTCAAGCGCTCCATGGCCAGCGGCTACGCGGGCGTGCAGAACGAGCTGTTCTTCCGCGACAACACCATGATGCTGTTCGGCGACGCCAAGAAGATGTGCGAGGACATCGTCAAGGCGCTGGAACAGGACTAG
- a CDS encoding NAD(P) transhydrogenase subunit alpha, with product MANETFSERAAEIANQAQDLANDVASLAVEAGRMSAESAAAQGSGTLVVGLTVFVLAVFVGYHVVWRVTPALHSPLMAVTNAISSVIIVGALIAAGPADFGFSEVMGVLAVILASVNIFGGFIVTQRMLSMFKKKK from the coding sequence ATGGCCAACGAAACCTTCTCTGAACGCGCCGCGGAGATCGCCAATCAGGCGCAAGATCTCGCCAACGACGTGGCGTCCCTGGCGGTCGAGGCCGGGCGGATGTCCGCCGAGTCCGCGGCGGCGCAGGGCTCCGGTACTCTCGTGGTGGGCCTCACCGTCTTCGTGCTGGCCGTCTTCGTCGGCTACCACGTGGTCTGGCGGGTGACGCCGGCGCTGCACTCTCCGCTCATGGCGGTGACCAACGCCATTTCCTCGGTCATCATCGTCGGCGCCCTGATTGCCGCGGGGCCGGCGGATTTCGGCTTCAGCGAGGTCATGGGCGTGCTGGCGGTGATCCTGGCGTCGGTCAACATCTTCGGCGGCTTCATCGTCACCCAGCGCATGCTGTCCATGTTCAAGAAAAAGAAGTAA